The Lycium barbarum isolate Lr01 chromosome 9, ASM1917538v2, whole genome shotgun sequence genome has a segment encoding these proteins:
- the LOC132611534 gene encoding uncharacterized protein LOC132611534 isoform X3, protein MAPHARQTLCKERQGKALVETGRGGISGSSNDAAEVNDPESLESAIDQPVADKSLGTKLDSPIDARPIKSEIPVDASLHEINAIESIDAKQMQMSSGQPNDLKGIEDISAGEGLVDAIEASVEVSQSVVSDTDEKTSNNESYESKPQEVEGKFFGPSTVESKSLEAEEQATDNVPIESEQQHKERENPDSADLKLDLSEAEVKSLDVVNVEKEHEQLGCCIRGGGISTQLSPILVESKADSSNEIDGGSQTELSDSSKAEEGREDDVHVLSLAKDLPASDNPELLKDFKDFNKFKSSLPLDLGSSEEICSAKDDAVAASVVSTLDVSGEQVSEEKLVVNAEGKTDSIGLASDPNTFECGLSSILNSNGVKESEDSSKNSPPSVTPADLSDMNTVISSEAKQTTKVDDPVIERTEETSLTMAEENKGDQTENELFGNKETTLEDTICLSEANQTMVTVEGIDRDEHEKVRTEHPIVAGSETEKERTEEKLAGVSESDKTICPVGGHHDRAITTDTTVHESRDENFHEASEESTISNDAKALESASATGLDSKIISDSDVKEQAGLLVDSDLNSHVVESSDAGDVLKSATGIISSASQNEGNDKVIKSAVDTPMTSSSRADSLDANWGSVSVLSTQSESTAVPDAEATDTRGLEKSVCDLQKPTSGADKSDLYEPPSFMTLVESGESADEKKAGASEIEAQKAGWFPSITNVVNESQGRKKNEEIIAKVTNWSGTTKQHTPLKNLLGEARSPNAKLVPKKDETASTKTTTVNSILSSEAQTKEAEKEWNSPARYPVDIKKEKRKTKPYWVPFVCCSSVHQDA, encoded by the exons ATGGCACCTCATGCACGACAAACTCTCTGTAAAGAAAGGCAAGGGAAAGCTCTCGTGGAAACAGGGCGTGGGG GTATCTCAGGATCCTCAAATGATGCCGCTGAAGTAAATGATCCCGAGTCACTTGAAAGTGCAATCGATCAGCCAGTGGCAGATAAATCTTTGGGCACAAAGCTTGACAGCCCGATCGACGCCAGGCCTATTAAATCCGAGATCCCAGTGGATGCTTCTCTGCATGAGATAAATGCAATTGAATCTATTGACGCCAAACAAATGCAGATGTCTTCTGGTCAGCCAAATGATTTGAAGGGGATAGAAGATATTAGTGCCGGTGAAGGTTTAGTTGATGCTATTGAGGCTTCTGTCGAAGTGTCTCAATCAGTGGTATCTGATACAGATGAAAAGACGTCAAATAATGAAAGTTATGAGTCAAAGCCACAGGAGGTGGAGGGAAAATTTTTTGGCCCTTCAACTGTGGAGTCTAAGTCACTTGAGGCAGAGGAGCAAGCCACTGATAATGTTCCCATTGAATCCGAACAACAGCATAAAGAGAGAGAAAATCCCGATTCTGCAGACTTGAAATTGGACTTGTCTGAAGCTGAAGTTAAATCTTTAGATGTTGTGAATGTAGAAAAGGAGCATGAACAACTTGGTTGCTGCATCAGAGGTGGTGGAATCTCCACTCAACTTTCACCTATTTTGGTGGAATCAAAAGCTGATTCTTCTAATGAAATAGACGGTGGTAGCCAAACAGAGCTTTCTGACTCATCCAAAGCTGAGGAAGGGAGAGAAGATGATGTGCATGTGCTGTCATTGGCAAAAGATTTACCTGCATCAGACAACCCCGAACTGCTTAAAGACTTTAAAGACTTCAACAAGTTCAAATCTAGTTTACCATTGGATCTAGGCTCTTCCGAAGAAATTTGCTCTGCAAAAGATGACGCTGTTGCTGCTTCCGTGGTGAGTACTTTAGATGTTTCAGGGGAACAGGTTAGTGAAGAAAAGTTAGTGGTCAACGCAGAGGGTAAAACTGATTCTATTGGATTAGCATCCGATCCAAATACCTTCGAGTGCGGACTGTCGAGCATTCTGAACTCTAATGGCGTAAAAGAATCTGAAGACTCTTCAAAGAACTCTCCTCCTTCAGTTACCCCAGCAGACCTCTCAGATATGAACACTGTTATTTCATCTGAAGCCAAGCAAACAACAAAAGTTGATGATCCTGTAATTGAAAGAACCGAAGAAACAAGTTTGACCATGGCAGAGGAGAACAAGGGTGATCAGACAGAAAATGAGCTTTTTGGAAACAAGGAAACAACCCTTGAAGACACTATTTGTTTATCTGAAGCTAATCAAACTATGGTCACTGTCGAAGGAATTGACCGTGACGAACATGAAAAGGTCAGAACTGAACACCCAATTGTGGCTGGGAGTGAAACTGAGAAAGAAAGAACCGAGGAAAAGCTGGCAGGAGTTTCTGAAAGTGATAAAACTATCTGCCCGGTTGGAGGACATCATGACCGTGCTATAACTACAGATACGACTGTGCATGAGAGCAGAGATGAAAATTTTCATGAAGCCTCCGAAGAAAGCACAATTAGCAACGATGCTAAAGCATTGGAGTCTGCCAGTGCAACTGGATTGGATTCCAAAATAATAAGTGATAGTGATGTGAAAGAGCAGGCTGGTTTGCTTGTCGATTCTGATTTGAACAGTCACGTTGTTGAGAGCTCCGATGCAGGAGATGTCCTTAAGAGTGCCACTGGTATCATTTCATCAGCCTCACAGAATGAGGGTAATGACAAGGTCATAAAATCTGCAGTGGATACACCAATGACATCGAGCAGCAGAGCCGATAGCCTGGATGCCAACTGGGGTTCCGTGTCAG TTCTTTCTACCCAGTCCGAGTCGACAGCTGTTCCTGATGCCGAAGCAACTGATACTCGAGGACTCGAAAAATCAGTGTGTGACTTGCAGAAACCAACTTCTGGAGCTGACAAGTCGGATCTTTATGAGCCTCCATCTTTCATGACATTGGTTGAATCCGGTGAAAGCGCTGACGAGAAGAAAGCTGGTGCGTCCGAGATCGAAGCACAGAAAGCTGGATGGTTCCCTTCTATAACTAATGTGGTGAACGAATCTCAAGGGAGAAAGAAGAATGAGGAGATAATTGCAAAAGTAACAAACTGGAGCGGCACAACGAAGCAACACACTCCCTTGAAAAATCTACTTGGTGAAGCCAGATCTCCAAACGCAAAACTAGTGCCGAAGAAAGATGAAACTGCCAGTACTAAGACGACGACAGTGAACTCGATTCTGAGCTCAGAGGCACAAACTAAGGAGGCGGAGAAAGAATGGAATTCTCCAGCGAGGTATCCAGTTGACATCAAGAAGGAAAAGAGGAAGACGAAACCATATTGGGTACCATTTGTTTGCTGCTCTTCAGTACATCAAGACGCGTAA
- the LOC132611534 gene encoding uncharacterized protein LOC132611534 isoform X1 codes for MDNQDHKITTPSGHENHGPYLCHKCGWPFPNQHPSARHRRAHKKVCGKIEGYKLSESETADNSTHSAVSDDEHHSDGDHRTPSPNGKMTSVKSYRSEDETYSDAVTEFSDSGISPGMEERPESFKKIDDELLKADATGGISGSSNDAAEVNDPESLESAIDQPVADKSLGTKLDSPIDARPIKSEIPVDASLHEINAIESIDAKQMQMSSGQPNDLKGIEDISAGEGLVDAIEASVEVSQSVVSDTDEKTSNNESYESKPQEVEGKFFGPSTVESKSLEAEEQATDNVPIESEQQHKERENPDSADLKLDLSEAEVKSLDVVNVEKEHEQLGCCIRGGGISTQLSPILVESKADSSNEIDGGSQTELSDSSKAEEGREDDVHVLSLAKDLPASDNPELLKDFKDFNKFKSSLPLDLGSSEEICSAKDDAVAASVVSTLDVSGEQVSEEKLVVNAEGKTDSIGLASDPNTFECGLSSILNSNGVKESEDSSKNSPPSVTPADLSDMNTVISSEAKQTTKVDDPVIERTEETSLTMAEENKGDQTENELFGNKETTLEDTICLSEANQTMVTVEGIDRDEHEKVRTEHPIVAGSETEKERTEEKLAGVSESDKTICPVGGHHDRAITTDTTVHESRDENFHEASEESTISNDAKALESASATGLDSKIISDSDVKEQAGLLVDSDLNSHVVESSDAGDVLKSATGIISSASQNEGNDKVIKSAVDTPMTSSSRADSLDANWGSVSVLSTQSESTAVPDAEATDTRGLEKSVCDLQKPTSGADKSDLYEPPSFMTLVESGESADEKKAGASEIEAQKAGWFPSITNVVNESQGRKKNEEIIAKVTNWSGTTKQHTPLKNLLGEARSPNAKLVPKKDETASTKTTTVNSILSSEAQTKEAEKEWNSPARYPVDIKKEKRKTKPYWVPFVCCSSVHQDA; via the exons ATGGACAACCAAGATCACAAAATAACAACCCCATCAG GGCATGAGAATCATGGGCCATATTTGTGTCATAAATGCGGCTGGCCTTTTCCAAACCAACATCCTAGTGCTAGACACAGAAGGGCACACAAGAAAGTCTGTGGAAAAATCGAAGGATATAAACTTAGTGAATCCGAAACAGCAGATAATTCTACCCATTCAGCTGTTTCTGATGACGAGCACCACTCAGATGGAGATCATCGAACTCCAA GTCCTAACGGTAAAATGACAAGTGTGAAATCATATCGATCAGAGGATGAAACTTACTCTGATGCTGTCACCGAGTTCTCTGACAGCGGGATTAGCCCTGGCATGGAAGAGCGTCCGGAGAGTTTCAAAAAAATTGATGATGAATTATTGAAGGCCGATGCAACCGGAG GTATCTCAGGATCCTCAAATGATGCCGCTGAAGTAAATGATCCCGAGTCACTTGAAAGTGCAATCGATCAGCCAGTGGCAGATAAATCTTTGGGCACAAAGCTTGACAGCCCGATCGACGCCAGGCCTATTAAATCCGAGATCCCAGTGGATGCTTCTCTGCATGAGATAAATGCAATTGAATCTATTGACGCCAAACAAATGCAGATGTCTTCTGGTCAGCCAAATGATTTGAAGGGGATAGAAGATATTAGTGCCGGTGAAGGTTTAGTTGATGCTATTGAGGCTTCTGTCGAAGTGTCTCAATCAGTGGTATCTGATACAGATGAAAAGACGTCAAATAATGAAAGTTATGAGTCAAAGCCACAGGAGGTGGAGGGAAAATTTTTTGGCCCTTCAACTGTGGAGTCTAAGTCACTTGAGGCAGAGGAGCAAGCCACTGATAATGTTCCCATTGAATCCGAACAACAGCATAAAGAGAGAGAAAATCCCGATTCTGCAGACTTGAAATTGGACTTGTCTGAAGCTGAAGTTAAATCTTTAGATGTTGTGAATGTAGAAAAGGAGCATGAACAACTTGGTTGCTGCATCAGAGGTGGTGGAATCTCCACTCAACTTTCACCTATTTTGGTGGAATCAAAAGCTGATTCTTCTAATGAAATAGACGGTGGTAGCCAAACAGAGCTTTCTGACTCATCCAAAGCTGAGGAAGGGAGAGAAGATGATGTGCATGTGCTGTCATTGGCAAAAGATTTACCTGCATCAGACAACCCCGAACTGCTTAAAGACTTTAAAGACTTCAACAAGTTCAAATCTAGTTTACCATTGGATCTAGGCTCTTCCGAAGAAATTTGCTCTGCAAAAGATGACGCTGTTGCTGCTTCCGTGGTGAGTACTTTAGATGTTTCAGGGGAACAGGTTAGTGAAGAAAAGTTAGTGGTCAACGCAGAGGGTAAAACTGATTCTATTGGATTAGCATCCGATCCAAATACCTTCGAGTGCGGACTGTCGAGCATTCTGAACTCTAATGGCGTAAAAGAATCTGAAGACTCTTCAAAGAACTCTCCTCCTTCAGTTACCCCAGCAGACCTCTCAGATATGAACACTGTTATTTCATCTGAAGCCAAGCAAACAACAAAAGTTGATGATCCTGTAATTGAAAGAACCGAAGAAACAAGTTTGACCATGGCAGAGGAGAACAAGGGTGATCAGACAGAAAATGAGCTTTTTGGAAACAAGGAAACAACCCTTGAAGACACTATTTGTTTATCTGAAGCTAATCAAACTATGGTCACTGTCGAAGGAATTGACCGTGACGAACATGAAAAGGTCAGAACTGAACACCCAATTGTGGCTGGGAGTGAAACTGAGAAAGAAAGAACCGAGGAAAAGCTGGCAGGAGTTTCTGAAAGTGATAAAACTATCTGCCCGGTTGGAGGACATCATGACCGTGCTATAACTACAGATACGACTGTGCATGAGAGCAGAGATGAAAATTTTCATGAAGCCTCCGAAGAAAGCACAATTAGCAACGATGCTAAAGCATTGGAGTCTGCCAGTGCAACTGGATTGGATTCCAAAATAATAAGTGATAGTGATGTGAAAGAGCAGGCTGGTTTGCTTGTCGATTCTGATTTGAACAGTCACGTTGTTGAGAGCTCCGATGCAGGAGATGTCCTTAAGAGTGCCACTGGTATCATTTCATCAGCCTCACAGAATGAGGGTAATGACAAGGTCATAAAATCTGCAGTGGATACACCAATGACATCGAGCAGCAGAGCCGATAGCCTGGATGCCAACTGGGGTTCCGTGTCAG TTCTTTCTACCCAGTCCGAGTCGACAGCTGTTCCTGATGCCGAAGCAACTGATACTCGAGGACTCGAAAAATCAGTGTGTGACTTGCAGAAACCAACTTCTGGAGCTGACAAGTCGGATCTTTATGAGCCTCCATCTTTCATGACATTGGTTGAATCCGGTGAAAGCGCTGACGAGAAGAAAGCTGGTGCGTCCGAGATCGAAGCACAGAAAGCTGGATGGTTCCCTTCTATAACTAATGTGGTGAACGAATCTCAAGGGAGAAAGAAGAATGAGGAGATAATTGCAAAAGTAACAAACTGGAGCGGCACAACGAAGCAACACACTCCCTTGAAAAATCTACTTGGTGAAGCCAGATCTCCAAACGCAAAACTAGTGCCGAAGAAAGATGAAACTGCCAGTACTAAGACGACGACAGTGAACTCGATTCTGAGCTCAGAGGCACAAACTAAGGAGGCGGAGAAAGAATGGAATTCTCCAGCGAGGTATCCAGTTGACATCAAGAAGGAAAAGAGGAAGACGAAACCATATTGGGTACCATTTGTTTGCTGCTCTTCAGTACATCAAGACGCGTAA
- the LOC132611534 gene encoding uncharacterized protein LOC132611534 isoform X2 — MDNQDYKITTPSGHENHGPYLCHKCGWPFPNQHPSARHRRAHKKVCGKIEGYKLSESETADNSTHSAVSDDEHHSDGDHRTPSPNGKMTSVKSYRSEDETYSDAVTEFSDSGISPGMEERPESFKKIDDELLKADATGGISGSSNDAAEVNDPESLESAIDQPVADKSLGTKLDSPIDARPIKSEIPVDASLHEINAIESIDAKQMQMSSGQPNDLKGIEDISAGEGLVDAIEASVEVSQSVVSDTDEKTSNNESYESKPQEVEGKFFGPSTVESKSLEAEEQATDNVPIESEQQHKERENPDSADLKLDLSEAEVKSLDVVNVEKEHEQLGCCIRGGGISTQLSPILVESKADSSNEIDGGSQTELSDSSKAEEGREDDVHVLSLAKDLPASDNPELLKDFKDFNKFKSSLPLDLGSSEEICSAKDDAVAASVVSTLDVSGEQVSEEKLVVNAEGKTDSIGLASDPNTFECGLSSILNSNGVKESEDSSKNSPPSVTPADLSDMNTVISSEAKQTTKVDDPVIERTEETSLTMAEENKGDQTENELFGNKETTLEDTICLSEANQTMVTVEGIDRDEHEKVRTEHPIVAGSETEKERTEEKLAGVSESDKTICPVGGHHDRAITTDTTVHESRDENFHEASEESTISNDAKALESASATGLDSKIISDSDVKEQAGLLVDSDLNSHVVESSDAGDVLKSATGIISSASQNEGNDKVIKSAVDTPMTSSSRADSLDANWGSVSVLSTQSESTAVPDAEATDTRGLEKSVCDLQKPTSGADKSDLYEPPSFMTLVESGESADEKKAGASEIEAQKAGWFPSITNVVNESQGRKKNEEIIAKVTNWSGTTKQHTPLKNLLGEARSPNAKLVPKKDETASTKTTTVNSILSSEAQTKEAEKEWNSPARYPVDIKKEKRKTKPYWVPFVCCSSVHQDA, encoded by the exons ATGGACAACCAAGATTACAAAATAACAACCCCATCAG GGCATGAGAATCATGGGCCATATTTGTGTCATAAATGCGGCTGGCCTTTTCCAAACCAACATCCTAGTGCTAGACACAGAAGGGCACACAAGAAAGTCTGTGGAAAAATCGAAGGATATAAACTTAGTGAATCCGAAACAGCAGATAATTCTACCCATTCAGCTGTTTCTGATGACGAGCACCACTCAGATGGAGATCATCGAACTCCAA GTCCTAACGGTAAAATGACAAGTGTGAAATCATATCGATCAGAGGATGAAACTTACTCTGATGCTGTCACCGAGTTCTCTGACAGCGGGATTAGCCCTGGCATGGAAGAGCGTCCGGAGAGTTTCAAAAAAATTGATGATGAATTATTGAAGGCCGATGCAACCGGAG GTATCTCAGGATCCTCAAATGATGCCGCTGAAGTAAATGATCCCGAGTCACTTGAAAGTGCAATCGATCAGCCAGTGGCAGATAAATCTTTGGGCACAAAGCTTGACAGCCCGATCGACGCCAGGCCTATTAAATCCGAGATCCCAGTGGATGCTTCTCTGCATGAGATAAATGCAATTGAATCTATTGACGCCAAACAAATGCAGATGTCTTCTGGTCAGCCAAATGATTTGAAGGGGATAGAAGATATTAGTGCCGGTGAAGGTTTAGTTGATGCTATTGAGGCTTCTGTCGAAGTGTCTCAATCAGTGGTATCTGATACAGATGAAAAGACGTCAAATAATGAAAGTTATGAGTCAAAGCCACAGGAGGTGGAGGGAAAATTTTTTGGCCCTTCAACTGTGGAGTCTAAGTCACTTGAGGCAGAGGAGCAAGCCACTGATAATGTTCCCATTGAATCCGAACAACAGCATAAAGAGAGAGAAAATCCCGATTCTGCAGACTTGAAATTGGACTTGTCTGAAGCTGAAGTTAAATCTTTAGATGTTGTGAATGTAGAAAAGGAGCATGAACAACTTGGTTGCTGCATCAGAGGTGGTGGAATCTCCACTCAACTTTCACCTATTTTGGTGGAATCAAAAGCTGATTCTTCTAATGAAATAGACGGTGGTAGCCAAACAGAGCTTTCTGACTCATCCAAAGCTGAGGAAGGGAGAGAAGATGATGTGCATGTGCTGTCATTGGCAAAAGATTTACCTGCATCAGACAACCCCGAACTGCTTAAAGACTTTAAAGACTTCAACAAGTTCAAATCTAGTTTACCATTGGATCTAGGCTCTTCCGAAGAAATTTGCTCTGCAAAAGATGACGCTGTTGCTGCTTCCGTGGTGAGTACTTTAGATGTTTCAGGGGAACAGGTTAGTGAAGAAAAGTTAGTGGTCAACGCAGAGGGTAAAACTGATTCTATTGGATTAGCATCCGATCCAAATACCTTCGAGTGCGGACTGTCGAGCATTCTGAACTCTAATGGCGTAAAAGAATCTGAAGACTCTTCAAAGAACTCTCCTCCTTCAGTTACCCCAGCAGACCTCTCAGATATGAACACTGTTATTTCATCTGAAGCCAAGCAAACAACAAAAGTTGATGATCCTGTAATTGAAAGAACCGAAGAAACAAGTTTGACCATGGCAGAGGAGAACAAGGGTGATCAGACAGAAAATGAGCTTTTTGGAAACAAGGAAACAACCCTTGAAGACACTATTTGTTTATCTGAAGCTAATCAAACTATGGTCACTGTCGAAGGAATTGACCGTGACGAACATGAAAAGGTCAGAACTGAACACCCAATTGTGGCTGGGAGTGAAACTGAGAAAGAAAGAACCGAGGAAAAGCTGGCAGGAGTTTCTGAAAGTGATAAAACTATCTGCCCGGTTGGAGGACATCATGACCGTGCTATAACTACAGATACGACTGTGCATGAGAGCAGAGATGAAAATTTTCATGAAGCCTCCGAAGAAAGCACAATTAGCAACGATGCTAAAGCATTGGAGTCTGCCAGTGCAACTGGATTGGATTCCAAAATAATAAGTGATAGTGATGTGAAAGAGCAGGCTGGTTTGCTTGTCGATTCTGATTTGAACAGTCACGTTGTTGAGAGCTCCGATGCAGGAGATGTCCTTAAGAGTGCCACTGGTATCATTTCATCAGCCTCACAGAATGAGGGTAATGACAAGGTCATAAAATCTGCAGTGGATACACCAATGACATCGAGCAGCAGAGCCGATAGCCTGGATGCCAACTGGGGTTCCGTGTCAG TTCTTTCTACCCAGTCCGAGTCGACAGCTGTTCCTGATGCCGAAGCAACTGATACTCGAGGACTCGAAAAATCAGTGTGTGACTTGCAGAAACCAACTTCTGGAGCTGACAAGTCGGATCTTTATGAGCCTCCATCTTTCATGACATTGGTTGAATCCGGTGAAAGCGCTGACGAGAAGAAAGCTGGTGCGTCCGAGATCGAAGCACAGAAAGCTGGATGGTTCCCTTCTATAACTAATGTGGTGAACGAATCTCAAGGGAGAAAGAAGAATGAGGAGATAATTGCAAAAGTAACAAACTGGAGCGGCACAACGAAGCAACACACTCCCTTGAAAAATCTACTTGGTGAAGCCAGATCTCCAAACGCAAAACTAGTGCCGAAGAAAGATGAAACTGCCAGTACTAAGACGACGACAGTGAACTCGATTCTGAGCTCAGAGGCACAAACTAAGGAGGCGGAGAAAGAATGGAATTCTCCAGCGAGGTATCCAGTTGACATCAAGAAGGAAAAGAGGAAGACGAAACCATATTGGGTACCATTTGTTTGCTGCTCTTCAGTACATCAAGACGCGTAA
- the LOC132610282 gene encoding protein TIC 22-like, chloroplastic, whose protein sequence is MNLFNKPKQSSSSSSAPPHLQLQQTFKNLQTHFSNFLETTFPQLNTPQNSPPWGKIGVNNNTVRKQQSLSTESIEERLAGVPVYALSNASQEFVLVSGVSTGKNLGLFCFNEADAEALRQQMESMDPTMRNGSRVVPVALNKVFQLKVDGVAFRLIPEASQVKNAMKERERTGASDESFYGVPVFQSRSLVLRSQNKRYRPVFFRKEDLENSLVRASQQQGRLNPALKGDIQVAVLEDIIQGMKDASTSKWDDVVFVPPGFDVSTDSSQK, encoded by the exons ATGAATTTGTTCAACAAACCCAAAcaatcatcatcttcttcatcagCACCACCACACTTACAACTCCAACAAACTTTCAAGAATCTGCAAACCCATTTCTCCAATTTCCTTGAAACCACTTTCCCACAACTCAACACCCCTCAAAATTCACCCCCATGGGGTAAAATTGGTGTTAATAACAATACTGTAAGAAAGCAACAATCTTTATCTACTGAATCAATTGAAGAAAGATTAGCTGGAGTTCCAGTTTATGCACTTAGTAATGCTTCTCAAGAATTCGTTCTTGTTTCGGGTGTTAGTACTGGAAAAAATCTTGGTCTCTTTTGTTTTAATGAAGCTGATGCTGAAGCTCTTCGTCAACAAATGGAATCTATGGACCCCACTATGCGAAACGGGTCTCGGGTTGTTCCTGTTGCTCTTAATAAG GTTTTCCAGCTCAAAGTTGATGGAGTTGCTTTCAGGTTGATACCAGAGGCATCTCAAGTAAAGAATGCAATGAAG GAAAGGGAAAGGACTGGAGCGTCTGATGAGAGCTTTTATGGTGTTCCGGTTTTTCAG TCAAGGAGCTTAGTTCTGAGGAGCCAAAACAAGAGATATCGTCCTGTTTTCTTCAGGAAG GAGGACCTGGAGAATTCGCTAGTAAGAGCTTCTCAGCAGCAAGGGCGTTTGAATCCCGCTTTGAAAGGAGATATTCAG GTTGCGGTTCTGGAGGATATAATACAAGGTATGAAG GATGCTTCGACGTCAAAGTGGGACGATGTTGTATTTGTTCCTCCGGGTTTCGATGTTTCAACAGATTCCTCCCAGAAGTAA